From Rutidosis leptorrhynchoides isolate AG116_Rl617_1_P2 chromosome 3, CSIRO_AGI_Rlap_v1, whole genome shotgun sequence, a single genomic window includes:
- the LOC139898506 gene encoding gamma-glutamylcyclotransferase 2-1-like, with product MVFWMFGYGSLVWNPGFEYDEKMIGYIKNYRRVFDLACIDHRGTPKHPARTCTLEYKEGAVCWGIVYCVRGGEEKERLAMAYLENRECEYDQKTTVDFFKDGEINEPTLSGVMVFTSTPDKESNKYYLGPAPLDDMARQIATAFGPCGNNRDYIFSLEKAMFDIGHEDDMVIELANEVRKVLEIKGVGVPKENSSIRLTGPTNKPKSPMSPLKLLPFPEAITMDT from the exons ATGGTTTTCTGGATGTTTGGGTATGGCTCATTGGTGTGGAACCCTGGGTTTGAATATGATGAGAAAATGATTGGGTATATCAAGAATTACCGCCGTGTGTTTGATCTTG CATGCATAGATCACCGAGGAACACCTAAGCACCCTGCGAGAACGTGCACACTTGAGTACAAGGAAGGAGCCGTCTGC TGGGGAATTGTGTATTGTGTAAGAGGAGGTGAAGAGAAGGAAAGGTTGGCAATGGCG TATTTAGAGAACAGAGAATGCGAGTACGATCAGAAGACCACGGTAGACTTTTTCAAG GATGGGGAGATTAACGAGCCTACGTTATCAGGAGTTATGGT CTTTACTTCAACTCCAGACAAGGAATCAAATAAGTACTACCTTGGGCCTGCACCTTTGGATGATATGGCAAG ACAAATTGCAACTGCTTTTGGCCCTTGTGGAAACAACAGAGACTATATATTCTCACTAGAGAAGGCAATGTTTGATATTG GTCATGAAGATGATATGGTGATAGAGTTGGCAAACGAAGTCAGAAAAGTACTCGAAATCAAAGGTGTTGGAGTACCAAAAGAGAACAGCAGCATTAGATTAACGGGTCCTACTAATAAACCAAAATCCCCGATGTCACCGCTTAAATTGTTGCCCTTCCCAGAAGCAATTACTATGGACACTTAG